One region of Populus trichocarpa isolate Nisqually-1 chromosome 4, P.trichocarpa_v4.1, whole genome shotgun sequence genomic DNA includes:
- the LOC7476356 gene encoding probable pre-mRNA-splicing factor ATP-dependent RNA helicase DEAH9 isoform X1 — MSQQFWKPGSEKPRILEDEEGGVVFFGPPLSSAASSSSRFGYASIGSQRQRLPVYKYRTAILYLVETHATTIIVGETGSGKTTQIPQYLKEAGWADGGRVIACTQPRRLAVQTVASRVAEEMDVKLGEEVGYTIRFEDVTNPAATMIKFLTDGVLLREIMNDPLLTKYSVIMVDEAHERSISTDILLGLLKKIQRRRPELRLIISSATIEAKSMSDFFQTSKKHRGPEDHEFVPRKVPAILSVEGRGFNVHIHYVVEPVSDYVQATVSTVLSIHEQEPAGDILVFLTGQDDIDTAIRLLTEEAHASRKISSGLIVLPLYSSLPRADQDLVFSPTPRGKRKVVISTNIAETSLTLEGVVYVVDSGFSKQQFYNPISDIENLVVAPISKASARQRAGRAGRVRPGKCYRLYTEEYFVNEMSSVGIPEMQRSKLVSCVIQLKALGIDNILGFDWPASPPPEAMIRALEVLYSLGVLDDDAKLTSPVGFQAAEIPLDPMISKMILSSNQLGCSDEIITIAAILSIQSIWVSGRGVQKELDEAKLRFAAAEGDHVTFLNVYKGFLQSGKSSQWCHKNYMNYQAMKKVIEIREQLRRTALRLGIVLKSCEGDMLAVRKAVTAGFFANASRLEAFSHNGMYKTVRGSQEVYIHPSSVLFRVNPKWVIYHSLVSTDRQYMRNVMTVDPSWLTEAAPHFFQHQRTPDSIVH; from the exons atgtcacaaCAATTCTGGAAACCAGGCAGCGAGAAACCCCGCATTCTCGAAGACGAAGAAGGCGGTGTCGTTTTCTTCGGCCCCCCTCTCTCTTCCGCTGCCTCCTCTTCCTCCAGGTTTGGATATGCAAGTATTGGGAGTCAAAGGCAGAGATTGCCTGTTTACAAGTACAGGACAGCAATTCTGTACCTCGTAGAGACTCACGCCACCACTATTATCGTCGGCGAGACCGGTAGTGGAAAAACCACGCAAATCCCTCAG TATCTTAAAGAGGCTGGCTGGGCTGATGGTGGACGTGTTATAGCTTGCACCCAGCCGAGACGACTCGCAGTCCAG ACGGTTGCTTCAAGGGTGGCTGAAGAGATGGATGTCAAGCTTGGAGAGGAAGTTGGTTACACAATTCGATTTGAGGATGTTACCAATCCT GCTGCAACTATGATAAAGTTTCTAACAGATGGGGTATTATTGAGAGAAATTATGAACGATCCACTTTTGACCAAGTATAG TGTCATCATGGTAGATGAGGCTCATGAAAGGTCTATTTCAACTGATATTCTACTAGGTCTCCTGAAAAAG ATCCAGCGACGTCGACCTGAACTACGCCTGATTATCTCATCTGCTACAATTGAGGCAAAATCTATGTCAGATTTCTTCCAGACTAG CAAAAAGCATCGAGGACCGGAAGACCATGAGTTTGTTCCAAGGAAGGTTCCTGCAATTTTATCTGTTGAG GGCAGAGGGTTTAATGTACACATACATTATGTTGTGGAGCCTGTCTCAGACTATGTTCAGGCTACTGTTTCAACTGTATTGTCAATTCACGAGCAG GAACCTGCAGGTGACATTCTTGTATTTCTCACTGGTCAAGATGATATTGATACTGCTATTCGGCTGCTTACTGAAGAAGCTCATGCCAGCAGAAAGATCTCTTCAG GATTGATTGTTTTGCCTTTGTACTCCAGTCTCCCACGTGCAGACCAG GATCTGGTGTTTTCCCCAACTCCTAGAGGGAAGAGGAAAGTGGTGATATCAACCAATATAGCAGAGACATCATTGACACTGGAG GGCGTTGTCTATGTTGTTGACAGTGGATTCTCAAAACAGCAGTTCTACAATCCG ATCTCAGATATTGAAAATCTAGTGGTGGCCCCCATATCAAAGGCATCTGCTAGACAAAGAGCTGGTAGAGCTGGAAGAGTTCGACCTGGGAAGTGTTACAG GTTATACACGGAAGAGTACTTTGTCAATGAAATGTCTTCTGTTGGGATCCCGGAGATGCAAAGGTCAAAACTTGTTTCCTGTGTGATTCAG TTAAAAGCCTTGGGAATAGACAATATACTAGGCTTTGATTGGCCAGCATCTCCACCACCTGAAGCAATGATTCGAGCACTTGAAGTTCTTTATTCACTAGGTGTCCTTGATGATGATGCTAAGCTTACTTCACCTGTTGGGTTTCAAGCAGCAGAGATTCCATTA GATccaatgatatcaaaaatgatacTATCTTCAAACCAGCTAGGATGTTCTGATGAGATCATCACAATCGCAGCTATTCTCTCCATCCAG TCTATTTGGGTTTCTGGTAGGGGGGTGCAAAAGGAATTAGATGAAGCCAAGTTGAGATTTGCAGCTGCTGAG GGTGACCATGTTACATTCCTAAATGTTTATAAAGGTTTTCTTCAATCTGGTAAATCATCACAATGGTGTCATAAGAATTATATGAATTACCAAGCTATG AAGAAGGTAATTGAAATTAGGGAACAGCTCAGAAGAACAGCGCTGAGATTAGGCATAGTCTTAAAATCTTGTGAAGGGGACATGCTG GCCGTACGGAAAGCAGTTACTGCTGGATTTTTTGCAAATGCAAGTCGTTTAGAA gCATTCAGTCATAACGGGATGTACAAGACTGTTAGAGGTTCTCAAGAAGTTTATATTCATCCTTCGTCTGTGTTGTTCAG AGTTAATCCAAAATGGGTTATATACCACTCTCTTGTCTCAACAGACCGGCAATACATGAGGAATGTCATGACTGTTGATCCTTCTTGGCTAACAGAGGCTGCTCCACATTTTTTCCAGCATCAACGAACACCGGATTCCATTGTTCACTAA
- the LOC7476356 gene encoding probable pre-mRNA-splicing factor ATP-dependent RNA helicase DEAH9 isoform X3: MSQQFWKPGSEKPRILEDEEGGVVFFGPPLSSAASSSSRFGYASIGSQRQRLPVYKYRTAILYLVETHATTIIVGETGSGKTTQIPQYLKEAGWADGGRVIACTQPRRLAVQTVASRVAEEMDVKLGEEVGYTIRFEDVTNPAATMIKFLTDGVLLREIMNDPLLTKYSVIMVDEAHERSISTDILLGLLKKIQRRRPELRLIISSATIEAKSMSDFFQTSKKHRGPEDHEFVPRKVPAILSVEGRGFNVHIHYVVEPVSDYVQATVSTVLSIHEQEPAGDILVFLTGQDDIDTAIRLLTEEAHASRKISSGLIVLPLYSSLPRADQDLVFSPTPRGKRKVVISTNIAETSLTLEGVVYVVDSGFSKQQFYNPISDIENLVVAPISKASARQRAGRAGRVRPGKCYRLYTEEYFVNEMSSVGIPEMQRSKLVSCVIQLKALGIDNILGFDWPASPPPEAMIRALEVLYSLGVLDDDAKLTSPVGFQAAEIPLDPMISKMILSSNQLGCSDEIITIAAILSIQSIWVSGRGVQKELDEAKLRFAAAEKKVIEIREQLRRTALRLGIVLKSCEGDMLAVRKAVTAGFFANASRLEAFSHNGMYKTVRGSQEVYIHPSSVLFRVNPKWVIYHSLVSTDRQYMRNVMTVDPSWLTEAAPHFFQHQRTPDSIVH, encoded by the exons atgtcacaaCAATTCTGGAAACCAGGCAGCGAGAAACCCCGCATTCTCGAAGACGAAGAAGGCGGTGTCGTTTTCTTCGGCCCCCCTCTCTCTTCCGCTGCCTCCTCTTCCTCCAGGTTTGGATATGCAAGTATTGGGAGTCAAAGGCAGAGATTGCCTGTTTACAAGTACAGGACAGCAATTCTGTACCTCGTAGAGACTCACGCCACCACTATTATCGTCGGCGAGACCGGTAGTGGAAAAACCACGCAAATCCCTCAG TATCTTAAAGAGGCTGGCTGGGCTGATGGTGGACGTGTTATAGCTTGCACCCAGCCGAGACGACTCGCAGTCCAG ACGGTTGCTTCAAGGGTGGCTGAAGAGATGGATGTCAAGCTTGGAGAGGAAGTTGGTTACACAATTCGATTTGAGGATGTTACCAATCCT GCTGCAACTATGATAAAGTTTCTAACAGATGGGGTATTATTGAGAGAAATTATGAACGATCCACTTTTGACCAAGTATAG TGTCATCATGGTAGATGAGGCTCATGAAAGGTCTATTTCAACTGATATTCTACTAGGTCTCCTGAAAAAG ATCCAGCGACGTCGACCTGAACTACGCCTGATTATCTCATCTGCTACAATTGAGGCAAAATCTATGTCAGATTTCTTCCAGACTAG CAAAAAGCATCGAGGACCGGAAGACCATGAGTTTGTTCCAAGGAAGGTTCCTGCAATTTTATCTGTTGAG GGCAGAGGGTTTAATGTACACATACATTATGTTGTGGAGCCTGTCTCAGACTATGTTCAGGCTACTGTTTCAACTGTATTGTCAATTCACGAGCAG GAACCTGCAGGTGACATTCTTGTATTTCTCACTGGTCAAGATGATATTGATACTGCTATTCGGCTGCTTACTGAAGAAGCTCATGCCAGCAGAAAGATCTCTTCAG GATTGATTGTTTTGCCTTTGTACTCCAGTCTCCCACGTGCAGACCAG GATCTGGTGTTTTCCCCAACTCCTAGAGGGAAGAGGAAAGTGGTGATATCAACCAATATAGCAGAGACATCATTGACACTGGAG GGCGTTGTCTATGTTGTTGACAGTGGATTCTCAAAACAGCAGTTCTACAATCCG ATCTCAGATATTGAAAATCTAGTGGTGGCCCCCATATCAAAGGCATCTGCTAGACAAAGAGCTGGTAGAGCTGGAAGAGTTCGACCTGGGAAGTGTTACAG GTTATACACGGAAGAGTACTTTGTCAATGAAATGTCTTCTGTTGGGATCCCGGAGATGCAAAGGTCAAAACTTGTTTCCTGTGTGATTCAG TTAAAAGCCTTGGGAATAGACAATATACTAGGCTTTGATTGGCCAGCATCTCCACCACCTGAAGCAATGATTCGAGCACTTGAAGTTCTTTATTCACTAGGTGTCCTTGATGATGATGCTAAGCTTACTTCACCTGTTGGGTTTCAAGCAGCAGAGATTCCATTA GATccaatgatatcaaaaatgatacTATCTTCAAACCAGCTAGGATGTTCTGATGAGATCATCACAATCGCAGCTATTCTCTCCATCCAG TCTATTTGGGTTTCTGGTAGGGGGGTGCAAAAGGAATTAGATGAAGCCAAGTTGAGATTTGCAGCTGCTGAG AAGAAGGTAATTGAAATTAGGGAACAGCTCAGAAGAACAGCGCTGAGATTAGGCATAGTCTTAAAATCTTGTGAAGGGGACATGCTG GCCGTACGGAAAGCAGTTACTGCTGGATTTTTTGCAAATGCAAGTCGTTTAGAA gCATTCAGTCATAACGGGATGTACAAGACTGTTAGAGGTTCTCAAGAAGTTTATATTCATCCTTCGTCTGTGTTGTTCAG AGTTAATCCAAAATGGGTTATATACCACTCTCTTGTCTCAACAGACCGGCAATACATGAGGAATGTCATGACTGTTGATCCTTCTTGGCTAACAGAGGCTGCTCCACATTTTTTCCAGCATCAACGAACACCGGATTCCATTGTTCACTAA
- the LOC7476356 gene encoding probable pre-mRNA-splicing factor ATP-dependent RNA helicase DEAH9 isoform X2 has translation MSQQFWKPGSEKPRILEDEEGGVVFFGPPLSSAASSSSRFGYASIGSQRQRLPVYKYRTAILYLVETHATTIIVGETGSGKTTQIPQYLKEAGWADGGRVIACTQPRRLAVQTVASRVAEEMDVKLGEEVGYTIRFEDVTNPAATMIKFLTDGVLLREIMNDPLLTKYSVIMVDEAHERSISTDILLGLLKKIQRRRPELRLIISSATIEAKSMSDFFQTSKKHRGPEDHEFVPRKVPAILSVEGRGFNVHIHYVVEPVSDYVQATVSTVLSIHEQEPAGDILVFLTGQDDIDTAIRLLTEEAHASRKISSGLIVLPLYSSLPRADQDLVFSPTPRGKRKVVISTNIAETSLTLEISDIENLVVAPISKASARQRAGRAGRVRPGKCYRLYTEEYFVNEMSSVGIPEMQRSKLVSCVIQLKALGIDNILGFDWPASPPPEAMIRALEVLYSLGVLDDDAKLTSPVGFQAAEIPLDPMISKMILSSNQLGCSDEIITIAAILSIQSIWVSGRGVQKELDEAKLRFAAAEGDHVTFLNVYKGFLQSGKSSQWCHKNYMNYQAMKKVIEIREQLRRTALRLGIVLKSCEGDMLAVRKAVTAGFFANASRLEAFSHNGMYKTVRGSQEVYIHPSSVLFRVNPKWVIYHSLVSTDRQYMRNVMTVDPSWLTEAAPHFFQHQRTPDSIVH, from the exons atgtcacaaCAATTCTGGAAACCAGGCAGCGAGAAACCCCGCATTCTCGAAGACGAAGAAGGCGGTGTCGTTTTCTTCGGCCCCCCTCTCTCTTCCGCTGCCTCCTCTTCCTCCAGGTTTGGATATGCAAGTATTGGGAGTCAAAGGCAGAGATTGCCTGTTTACAAGTACAGGACAGCAATTCTGTACCTCGTAGAGACTCACGCCACCACTATTATCGTCGGCGAGACCGGTAGTGGAAAAACCACGCAAATCCCTCAG TATCTTAAAGAGGCTGGCTGGGCTGATGGTGGACGTGTTATAGCTTGCACCCAGCCGAGACGACTCGCAGTCCAG ACGGTTGCTTCAAGGGTGGCTGAAGAGATGGATGTCAAGCTTGGAGAGGAAGTTGGTTACACAATTCGATTTGAGGATGTTACCAATCCT GCTGCAACTATGATAAAGTTTCTAACAGATGGGGTATTATTGAGAGAAATTATGAACGATCCACTTTTGACCAAGTATAG TGTCATCATGGTAGATGAGGCTCATGAAAGGTCTATTTCAACTGATATTCTACTAGGTCTCCTGAAAAAG ATCCAGCGACGTCGACCTGAACTACGCCTGATTATCTCATCTGCTACAATTGAGGCAAAATCTATGTCAGATTTCTTCCAGACTAG CAAAAAGCATCGAGGACCGGAAGACCATGAGTTTGTTCCAAGGAAGGTTCCTGCAATTTTATCTGTTGAG GGCAGAGGGTTTAATGTACACATACATTATGTTGTGGAGCCTGTCTCAGACTATGTTCAGGCTACTGTTTCAACTGTATTGTCAATTCACGAGCAG GAACCTGCAGGTGACATTCTTGTATTTCTCACTGGTCAAGATGATATTGATACTGCTATTCGGCTGCTTACTGAAGAAGCTCATGCCAGCAGAAAGATCTCTTCAG GATTGATTGTTTTGCCTTTGTACTCCAGTCTCCCACGTGCAGACCAG GATCTGGTGTTTTCCCCAACTCCTAGAGGGAAGAGGAAAGTGGTGATATCAACCAATATAGCAGAGACATCATTGACACTGGAG ATCTCAGATATTGAAAATCTAGTGGTGGCCCCCATATCAAAGGCATCTGCTAGACAAAGAGCTGGTAGAGCTGGAAGAGTTCGACCTGGGAAGTGTTACAG GTTATACACGGAAGAGTACTTTGTCAATGAAATGTCTTCTGTTGGGATCCCGGAGATGCAAAGGTCAAAACTTGTTTCCTGTGTGATTCAG TTAAAAGCCTTGGGAATAGACAATATACTAGGCTTTGATTGGCCAGCATCTCCACCACCTGAAGCAATGATTCGAGCACTTGAAGTTCTTTATTCACTAGGTGTCCTTGATGATGATGCTAAGCTTACTTCACCTGTTGGGTTTCAAGCAGCAGAGATTCCATTA GATccaatgatatcaaaaatgatacTATCTTCAAACCAGCTAGGATGTTCTGATGAGATCATCACAATCGCAGCTATTCTCTCCATCCAG TCTATTTGGGTTTCTGGTAGGGGGGTGCAAAAGGAATTAGATGAAGCCAAGTTGAGATTTGCAGCTGCTGAG GGTGACCATGTTACATTCCTAAATGTTTATAAAGGTTTTCTTCAATCTGGTAAATCATCACAATGGTGTCATAAGAATTATATGAATTACCAAGCTATG AAGAAGGTAATTGAAATTAGGGAACAGCTCAGAAGAACAGCGCTGAGATTAGGCATAGTCTTAAAATCTTGTGAAGGGGACATGCTG GCCGTACGGAAAGCAGTTACTGCTGGATTTTTTGCAAATGCAAGTCGTTTAGAA gCATTCAGTCATAACGGGATGTACAAGACTGTTAGAGGTTCTCAAGAAGTTTATATTCATCCTTCGTCTGTGTTGTTCAG AGTTAATCCAAAATGGGTTATATACCACTCTCTTGTCTCAACAGACCGGCAATACATGAGGAATGTCATGACTGTTGATCCTTCTTGGCTAACAGAGGCTGCTCCACATTTTTTCCAGCATCAACGAACACCGGATTCCATTGTTCACTAA